The Kitasatospora paranensis genome has a window encoding:
- a CDS encoding KTSC domain-containing protein produces the protein MERAPVDSTCLRSVGHDAGRRVLEVEFVGGTVYHYFGVPSAVVARLLAAPSLGRYFNHEIRYRYRFVRIIPVPPSQPWPPSSPPV, from the coding sequence ATGGAGCGCGCGCCGGTCGACTCGACCTGTCTCCGCTCGGTCGGCCACGACGCCGGCCGGCGGGTGCTGGAGGTCGAGTTCGTCGGCGGCACCGTCTACCACTACTTCGGGGTGCCGTCGGCGGTCGTCGCCCGGCTGCTCGCGGCCCCCAGCCTGGGCCGCTACTTCAACCACGAGATCCGCTACCGCTACCGGTTCGTGCGGATCATTCCCGTGCCGCCTTCGCAGCCTTGGCCGCCTTCTTCGCCTCCTGTTTGA
- a CDS encoding YbhB/YbcL family Raf kinase inhibitor-like protein, with amino-acid sequence MTSRPPLPYDFLPKVPSFELTSRDLTDGATMPDAHVHALGNESPQLAWSGFPESTRGFAVTCYDPDAPTASGWWHWLALDLPVGTTALARGAGASDGGLPGGAFHVRNDFPGHRYDGAAPPPGPAHRYVFAVHALDVPTLGLTPDTPAAAVGFNITFHTVARALLTVEYAAS; translated from the coding sequence ATGACGTCCCGTCCGCCCCTGCCGTACGACTTCCTGCCGAAGGTTCCGTCCTTCGAGCTGACCAGCCGCGACCTGACGGACGGCGCGACGATGCCGGACGCGCACGTCCACGCGCTCGGCAACGAGTCGCCGCAGCTGGCCTGGTCCGGCTTCCCGGAGAGCACCCGCGGGTTCGCCGTCACCTGCTACGACCCGGACGCGCCCACCGCGAGCGGCTGGTGGCACTGGCTGGCGCTGGACCTGCCGGTCGGAACGACCGCGCTGGCGCGCGGCGCGGGCGCCTCCGACGGCGGCCTGCCGGGCGGTGCCTTCCACGTCCGCAACGACTTCCCCGGCCACCGGTACGACGGCGCGGCCCCGCCGCCCGGCCCGGCGCACCGCTACGTCTTCGCCGTGCACGCACTGGACGTGCCCACGCTCGGGCTCACCCCCGACACCCCGGCCGCCGCGGTCGGCTTCAACATCACCTTCCACACCGTGGCCAGGGCGCTGCTGACCGTCGAGTACGCCGCGAGCTGA
- a CDS encoding ricin-type beta-trefoil lectin domain protein, translating to MAVTLGEDPEPAWGSARADAPPSFDVGPAVPATGPVTGPGAKCLDVAGGATGNGTAVQLRQCDGGGPQQWTAASDGSLQALGKCLDVSGSSDAAGTAVQLWDCNGTGAQQWWPRTDGSLLNPPSGRCLDAPGSATADGTRLQIWDCNGTGAQRWTPPPAGARP from the coding sequence GTGGCTGTGACCCTCGGCGAGGACCCGGAGCCCGCGTGGGGCAGCGCCCGCGCCGACGCCCCACCGTCCTTCGACGTCGGCCCGGCGGTACCGGCCACCGGCCCGGTCACCGGCCCCGGCGCGAAGTGCCTGGACGTGGCCGGCGGCGCGACCGGCAACGGCACCGCCGTCCAGCTCCGACAGTGCGACGGAGGCGGCCCGCAGCAGTGGACGGCCGCCTCCGACGGCAGCCTGCAGGCACTCGGCAAGTGCCTCGACGTCAGCGGGAGTTCGGACGCGGCCGGGACGGCCGTCCAGCTCTGGGACTGCAACGGCACCGGGGCCCAGCAGTGGTGGCCGCGTACCGACGGCTCCCTGCTCAACCCGCCGTCCGGTCGCTGTCTGGACGCCCCCGGCAGCGCGACCGCGGACGGCACCCGGCTGCAGATCTGGGACTGCAACGGCAC
- a CDS encoding amino acid permease — MIAIGGVIGAGLFVGSGAGIAATGPGILLSYALAGTLVVMVMRMLGEMAAADPQSGSFSAYADRALGRWAGFTIGWLYWFFWVVVLAVEATAGAKILHGWLPGVPQWTFALLVMAVLTATNLFSVASYGEFEFWFAGIKVVAIAAFIVIGVLAVVGVLPGTHAVGTENLLGRGGFLPHGVGAVFTGMLTVVFAFMGSEIVTLAAGESPDPQRAVSKATNSVIWRIGIFYLGSIAIVVTLLPWDSKDVLGSPYVAVLQHVGIPGAAGLMDVIVLTAVLSCLNSGLYTASRMAFSLGQRGDAPKAFARVTGRGVPRTAILCSVVFGFVAVFFNYEFPDSVFKFLLNSSGAVALFVWLVICFSQLRMRKIIERESPERLTVRMWLYPYLTWATIGMIGFVVAYMFTDHDGRMQMVLSLVAAAVVLVAARVVHTRRRSLEPVQAD, encoded by the coding sequence ATGATCGCCATCGGCGGCGTCATCGGCGCCGGCCTGTTCGTCGGTTCCGGCGCGGGCATCGCCGCCACCGGCCCCGGCATCCTGCTCTCCTACGCCCTGGCCGGCACGCTGGTCGTGATGGTGATGCGGATGCTCGGCGAGATGGCCGCCGCGGACCCGCAGAGCGGCTCCTTCTCGGCCTACGCGGACCGCGCGCTCGGCCGCTGGGCCGGCTTCACCATCGGCTGGCTCTACTGGTTCTTCTGGGTCGTGGTGCTCGCCGTCGAGGCCACCGCCGGTGCGAAGATCCTGCACGGCTGGCTGCCCGGCGTGCCGCAGTGGACGTTCGCCCTGCTGGTGATGGCCGTGCTGACCGCCACCAACCTCTTCTCGGTCGCCTCCTACGGCGAGTTCGAGTTCTGGTTCGCGGGCATCAAGGTGGTCGCCATCGCGGCCTTCATCGTCATCGGCGTGCTGGCCGTGGTGGGAGTCCTGCCCGGCACGCACGCGGTCGGCACGGAGAACCTGCTCGGCCGCGGCGGCTTCCTGCCGCACGGCGTCGGCGCCGTCTTCACCGGCATGCTGACGGTCGTCTTCGCCTTCATGGGCAGCGAGATCGTGACCCTCGCCGCCGGCGAGTCGCCCGACCCGCAGCGTGCCGTCAGCAAGGCCACCAACAGCGTGATCTGGCGCATCGGCATCTTCTACCTCGGCTCGATCGCCATCGTCGTCACCCTGCTCCCGTGGGACTCCAAGGACGTCCTCGGCAGCCCGTACGTGGCGGTGCTCCAGCACGTCGGCATCCCCGGCGCCGCCGGGCTGATGGACGTCATCGTGCTGACCGCGGTGCTGTCCTGCCTGAACTCGGGCCTCTACACGGCGTCCCGGATGGCGTTCTCGCTCGGGCAGCGCGGCGACGCGCCGAAGGCGTTCGCCCGGGTCACCGGGCGGGGTGTGCCGCGCACGGCGATTCTCTGCTCGGTGGTCTTCGGATTCGTCGCGGTGTTCTTCAACTACGAGTTCCCGGACAGCGTCTTCAAGTTCCTGCTGAATTCCTCGGGCGCGGTCGCGCTCTTCGTCTGGCTGGTGATCTGCTTCTCGCAGCTCCGTATGCGGAAGATCATCGAGCGGGAGTCCCCGGAGCGGCTCACCGTCCGGATGTGGCTGTACCCGTACCTGACCTGGGCGACGATCGGCATGATCGGCTTCGTGGTGGCGTACATGTTCACCGACCACGACGGGCGGATGCAGATGGTGCTCTCGCTGGTGGCCGCGGCCGTCGTCCTGGTGGCGGCGCGGGTGGTGCACACCCGCCGCCGCTCGCTGGAGCCGGTCCAGGCCGACTGA
- a CDS encoding GH92 family glycosyl hydrolase — protein MHRSRSTLPTLALAAALAAVVALPAGAVTGPARAATAGRVTADDPAQYVNAYVGTGQGQPDFGNGGGAGNTFPGATAPFGMIQWSPDTATYQHGGYSYDDHRISGFSLTHISGAGCGDYGTTPFMPVLDGTPVDHSDFSHADETIAPGSYAVTFGNGLRTELAATPRTGIARFTYPAGHTASLTVDAGKAFNDASGSITLGTDSLDGWTESGGFCGTGNRYRIWFHAVFDHPFSSAGIVRTGGHDGVDTGRRSATGSSPGIAPQPARTEQARERRTAAQPPHPDSARPASGAKALVSFDTGADRTVTARVGISFVSADGARANLAAEQHGAAGIDRIRTDARTDWNALLGRIAVDGGTTAQRRVLYTALYHSLLHPSVLSDTDGRYPGFDGATHTARPGHAQYADFSGWDVYRSQVQLLALLDPERASDVAQSVVDQGAGAGYLDRWTLANGGTGVMVGDPLPIIAASIHAFGGTDFDAAGLLRIAEAGRSDPGSARDTTATTRSATSRPTTPASGAPPPPPWSTQARTSRSPSSPPGSATPPRTTP, from the coding sequence GTGCACCGTTCCCGATCCACCCTGCCCACGCTCGCCCTCGCCGCCGCCCTCGCCGCCGTCGTGGCGCTGCCGGCCGGAGCCGTCACGGGCCCGGCCCGCGCCGCCACCGCCGGCCGGGTCACCGCCGACGATCCCGCGCAGTACGTCAACGCCTACGTCGGGACGGGGCAGGGGCAGCCCGACTTCGGCAACGGCGGCGGCGCCGGCAACACCTTCCCCGGCGCCACCGCGCCGTTCGGCATGATCCAGTGGAGCCCCGACACCGCCACCTACCAGCACGGCGGCTACAGCTACGACGACCACCGGATCAGCGGCTTCAGCCTCACCCACATCTCCGGCGCGGGCTGCGGCGACTACGGCACCACCCCGTTCATGCCCGTCCTCGACGGCACCCCCGTGGACCACAGCGACTTCTCGCACGCCGACGAGACCATCGCCCCCGGCTCGTACGCCGTGACCTTCGGCAACGGGCTGCGCACCGAACTCGCCGCCACCCCGCGCACCGGCATCGCCCGGTTCACCTACCCGGCCGGCCACACCGCCTCGCTCACCGTCGACGCCGGCAAGGCCTTCAACGACGCCTCCGGCTCGATCACCCTCGGTACCGACAGCCTCGACGGCTGGACCGAGAGCGGCGGCTTCTGCGGCACCGGCAACCGGTACCGGATCTGGTTCCACGCCGTCTTCGACCACCCGTTCAGCAGCGCGGGCATCGTCCGCACCGGCGGGCACGACGGCGTCGACACCGGTCGCCGCTCCGCCACCGGCAGCAGCCCGGGCATCGCCCCGCAGCCCGCCCGCACCGAACAGGCCCGCGAACGCCGCACCGCCGCGCAGCCGCCGCACCCGGACAGCGCCCGCCCGGCTTCCGGCGCCAAGGCCCTGGTCTCCTTCGACACCGGGGCCGACCGCACCGTGACCGCCCGGGTCGGCATCTCCTTCGTCAGCGCCGACGGCGCCCGCGCCAACCTCGCCGCCGAACAGCACGGCGCCGCCGGGATCGACCGGATCAGGACGGACGCCCGGACGGACTGGAACGCCCTGCTCGGCCGGATCGCCGTCGACGGCGGCACCACCGCCCAGCGGCGCGTCCTGTACACCGCGCTCTACCACTCGCTGCTCCACCCCAGCGTGCTCAGTGACACCGACGGCCGGTACCCCGGCTTCGACGGCGCGACCCACACGGCCCGGCCCGGCCATGCCCAGTACGCCGACTTCTCCGGGTGGGACGTCTACCGCTCCCAGGTCCAGCTGCTCGCCCTGCTCGATCCGGAGCGGGCCTCCGACGTCGCCCAGTCCGTCGTCGACCAGGGCGCCGGGGCGGGCTACCTCGACCGCTGGACGCTGGCCAACGGCGGCACCGGCGTCATGGTCGGCGACCCGCTGCCGATCATCGCGGCGAGCATTCACGCCTTCGGCGGCACCGACTTCGACGCGGCAGGCCTGCTGCGGATCGCCGAGGCCGGCCGCAGCGACCCCGGGAGCGCCCGGGACACGACGGCTACGACACGATCGGCTACATCCCGGCCGACGACGCCAGCGTCTGGGGCGCCGCCGCCACCACCCTGGAGTACACAAGCGCGGACTTCGCGCTCGCCCAGCTCGCCGCCCGGCTCGGCGACACCGCCGCGCACGACACCCTGA
- a CDS encoding HhH-GPD-type base excision DNA repair protein, with product MSTTVHLAQQPEADELLGRSPLAALTGMLLDQQVPMEWAFTGPYTIAQRLGAEDLDAHRIAAADPEEFAALFSEKPAVHRYPGSMANRVQQLCRYLVEHYDGDAEAMWRDAASGRELLKRLGELPGFGKQKAQIFLALLGKQYGVTPDGWREAAGAYGEEGSFRSVADITGPDSLVKVRAFKQEAKKAAKAAKAARE from the coding sequence ATGAGCACCACCGTCCACCTCGCGCAGCAGCCGGAGGCCGACGAACTGCTGGGCCGCAGCCCGCTGGCCGCGCTGACCGGCATGCTGCTGGACCAGCAGGTCCCCATGGAGTGGGCGTTCACCGGCCCGTACACGATCGCGCAGCGGCTCGGCGCCGAGGACCTGGACGCCCATCGGATCGCCGCCGCCGATCCCGAGGAGTTCGCCGCGCTCTTCTCCGAGAAGCCCGCCGTGCACCGCTACCCGGGCTCGATGGCCAACCGGGTCCAGCAGCTCTGCCGGTACCTGGTGGAGCACTACGACGGCGACGCCGAGGCGATGTGGCGGGACGCGGCGAGCGGGCGGGAGCTGCTGAAGCGCCTGGGCGAGCTGCCCGGCTTCGGGAAGCAGAAGGCGCAGATCTTCCTCGCCCTGCTGGGCAAGCAGTACGGCGTCACCCCGGACGGCTGGCGGGAGGCGGCCGGGGCCTACGGCGAGGAGGGCTCGTTCCGCTCCGTCGCGGACATCACCGGACCCGACTCGCTGGTGAAGGTCCGGGCCTTCAAACAGGAGGCGAAGAAGGCGGCCAAGGCTGCGAAGGCGGCACGGGAATGA